One part of the Microbacterium saperdae genome encodes these proteins:
- a CDS encoding RNA polymerase sigma factor: MDEGTPHAAADQGRALLSTMIADEPQRLRRRSISLGVPVDDADDAAQTALMRAWRSIEHLEMPEPGRLCSWLDAIARNVAIDLARHRARHPESALNDALPDQENVAGAVEIRVLLDGALSALRALPDSLRTPLLLTVVEGLSTAEVADRLGIEPAAARQRISRARKAMGACRKSGMGED, from the coding sequence ATGGACGAGGGAACACCGCACGCAGCCGCTGATCAGGGGCGCGCGCTGCTCTCGACGATGATCGCCGACGAGCCGCAGCGGCTCCGACGCCGCAGCATCTCGCTCGGCGTGCCGGTGGACGATGCCGATGACGCGGCGCAGACGGCGCTGATGCGGGCCTGGCGCTCGATCGAGCACCTGGAGATGCCGGAGCCGGGGCGCCTCTGCTCGTGGCTCGACGCGATCGCGCGCAACGTCGCCATCGACCTCGCCCGCCATCGGGCGCGCCACCCGGAGTCCGCCTTGAACGATGCTCTGCCCGATCAGGAGAATGTGGCGGGCGCCGTCGAGATCAGAGTGCTGCTCGACGGAGCCCTGTCGGCTCTGCGTGCCCTGCCGGATTCGCTGCGGACTCCTCTGCTGCTGACCGTGGTGGAGGGATTGTCGACGGCCGAGGTCGCAGATCGGCTCGGCATCGAACCCGCGGCCGCCCGGCAGCGGATCTCCCGTGCCCGCAAGGCGATGGGCGCATGCCGGAAGTCGGGGATGGGCGAGGACTGA
- a CDS encoding LCP family protein, giving the protein MSETTRRRRTIARHGQLRTPGPVSQLLKFIAIGLAVVLVSGIGVAGYIAYDFSSTVAANAVDLEGQEAVPPNIGEYKGGFNLVLAGVDTCEEEYAALFGDRCSGSDSEGSLNDVNLLVHVSEEPRRITVVSFPRDLMIPIPECTDDKGTVHSAMSKQPLNVAYTDGGLNCVVKTISELSGQEVQFAASVTFGGVIEITNAIGGVDVCLANPIRDRYTGLDLTAGNHTVEGLQALQFLRTRHGVGDGSDLGRIGNQQQYMSSLSRKLISGEVLGNVPVMLKLANTALSNLEASTSLANNPMTIVQIALAVKEVPFEDIVFVQYPTGADYADPNKVVPNTEAATALWDAIEANAQLQITHENTSNDGVIVEEPTAPTDEATPDPTATPENVVALPDTIKGNSAAQQTCSNGNVR; this is encoded by the coding sequence GTGAGCGAAACCACCCGACGCCGTCGTACCATCGCGCGGCACGGCCAGCTCCGCACGCCCGGACCTGTCAGCCAGCTGCTCAAGTTCATCGCGATCGGCCTCGCTGTGGTCCTCGTCAGCGGCATCGGTGTGGCGGGCTATATCGCCTATGACTTCTCGAGCACGGTCGCGGCGAACGCCGTCGATCTCGAGGGCCAGGAAGCCGTGCCCCCGAACATCGGCGAGTACAAGGGCGGATTCAATCTGGTCCTCGCCGGTGTCGACACCTGCGAAGAGGAGTACGCCGCCCTCTTCGGCGACCGCTGCAGCGGCAGCGACTCCGAAGGCTCCCTCAACGACGTGAACCTGCTGGTGCACGTCTCCGAGGAGCCGCGTCGGATCACCGTCGTCAGCTTCCCCCGCGACCTCATGATCCCGATCCCGGAGTGCACCGACGACAAGGGCACCGTCCACTCCGCGATGAGCAAGCAGCCGCTCAACGTGGCGTACACCGACGGTGGACTGAACTGCGTCGTGAAGACCATCTCCGAGCTCAGCGGCCAGGAGGTGCAGTTCGCGGCATCGGTCACTTTCGGTGGCGTGATCGAGATCACGAACGCGATCGGCGGCGTCGACGTGTGCCTGGCGAACCCGATCAGGGACCGGTACACGGGCCTCGACCTGACGGCGGGGAATCACACCGTCGAGGGCCTGCAGGCACTGCAGTTCCTGCGCACGCGCCACGGCGTCGGCGATGGCAGCGACCTCGGACGCATCGGCAACCAGCAGCAGTACATGTCGAGTCTGTCGCGCAAGCTCATCAGCGGCGAGGTGCTCGGCAATGTGCCGGTCATGCTCAAGCTTGCCAACACCGCGCTGAGCAATCTCGAGGCGAGCACCTCACTCGCCAACAACCCGATGACGATCGTGCAGATCGCCCTCGCGGTCAAGGAGGTGCCGTTCGAGGACATCGTCTTCGTGCAGTACCCGACCGGTGCGGACTACGCAGACCCGAACAAGGTCGTGCCGAACACCGAAGCCGCCACGGCGCTCTGGGACGCGATCGAAGCCAACGCCCAGCTGCAGATCACACACGAGAACACCAGCAACGACGGCGTGATCGTCGAGGAACCCACGGCTCCGACCGACGAGGCGACGCCGGACCCCACGGCCACTCCGGAGAACGTCGTGGCGCTGCCTGACACGATCAAGGGC
- a CDS encoding carbohydrate ABC transporter permease, translating into MTATQLLVTESGRGRKQPGRRFTPHKGAITFFAGPFGVLFLLFYLIPIGYAIYQSLLVVEREGTYGQPQQVFGGLTQYANVFANAPFWESVGRVLLFGVIQVPVMLGLALLFALLLDSPVLKGKKFFRLAFFAPYAVPGVIAAIMWGFLYSPNLSPFTDVTRSIDFLSPEMVLWSIANVVTWVFVGYNMLIIYSALLAIPAEVYEAARLDGAGQIRIAWSIKIPMVAPALVLTTVFSIIGTFQLLAEPQVFRSFSAAVSSTFTPNMTIYATNSIPNTNLAAAFSVVLALATFILSFTFLKISQRKAEQ; encoded by the coding sequence ATGACCGCCACACAGCTGCTCGTCACCGAGTCAGGGAGGGGGCGAAAGCAACCGGGTCGTCGATTCACCCCGCACAAGGGAGCGATCACGTTCTTCGCGGGCCCGTTCGGCGTCCTCTTCCTGCTCTTCTACCTGATCCCGATCGGGTACGCGATCTACCAGTCGTTGCTCGTCGTCGAGCGCGAGGGCACATACGGTCAGCCGCAGCAGGTGTTCGGCGGACTCACCCAGTACGCCAACGTGTTCGCCAATGCCCCGTTCTGGGAGTCCGTGGGCCGCGTGCTGCTGTTCGGCGTCATCCAGGTGCCGGTGATGCTCGGCCTCGCGCTGCTGTTCGCCCTGCTCCTGGACTCCCCCGTGCTCAAGGGCAAGAAGTTCTTCCGTCTCGCGTTCTTCGCACCGTACGCGGTTCCCGGCGTGATCGCCGCGATCATGTGGGGTTTCCTCTACTCCCCCAACCTGTCGCCGTTCACCGACGTCACCCGCTCGATCGACTTCCTCTCCCCGGAGATGGTGCTGTGGTCGATCGCGAACGTCGTCACCTGGGTCTTCGTCGGCTACAACATGCTGATCATCTACTCCGCGCTGCTGGCCATCCCCGCCGAGGTCTACGAGGCCGCCCGTCTCGACGGCGCCGGTCAGATCCGCATCGCCTGGTCCATCAAGATCCCGATGGTCGCACCTGCGCTCGTGCTCACCACGGTGTTCTCGATCATCGGCACCTTCCAGCTCCTCGCCGAACCTCAGGTCTTCCGTTCGTTCAGCGCGGCCGTGTCGAGCACCTTCACCCCGAACATGACCATCTACGCCACCAACTCGATCCCGAACACGAACCTCGCAGCCGCCTTCTCCGTGGTGCTGGCGCTCGCGACGTTCATCCTGTCGTTCACATTCCTGAAGATCTCCCAGCGGAAGGCTGAGCAATGA
- a CDS encoding LacI family DNA-binding transcriptional regulator produces MSNERRHRATVKDVATEAGVSRGTVSRVLNGQPYVSSEARAAIEAAIAKVGFVPNRAARSLVMQRTQAIGLIVHEPHSLFIEDPNIGAILLGANAALSEADYQLSFLIADSARDIERLARYLTGGLIDGVIVVSAREGDPITKAIAQLDLPATFVGHPHDIGDAAYVAIDNRGAAREITRRLAATGRQRIGMIAAALDRDSGADRLAGFVDARGNDFDPRLVQRVPLYSYADGQAGMRALLETCPDIDGVFAASDAVAAGAMDVLQAAGKSIPQDVGVVGFDDSSWALRCDPPLSTMRQSANELGRAAAESVLAQLRGEKPSTESRILECTVVWRESA; encoded by the coding sequence ATGAGCAACGAGCGGAGGCACCGGGCGACGGTCAAGGATGTCGCGACCGAAGCCGGAGTGTCCCGGGGCACGGTGAGCCGGGTCCTCAACGGCCAGCCCTATGTGTCGAGCGAGGCGCGCGCGGCGATCGAGGCCGCCATCGCGAAGGTCGGATTCGTGCCGAACCGGGCGGCCAGAAGCCTCGTGATGCAGCGCACGCAGGCCATCGGCCTGATCGTGCACGAGCCGCACTCCCTCTTCATCGAGGACCCGAACATCGGGGCGATCCTGCTGGGCGCCAATGCGGCGCTGTCCGAGGCCGACTACCAGCTGTCGTTCCTGATCGCGGATTCAGCCCGAGACATCGAACGCCTCGCCCGCTATCTCACCGGAGGTCTGATCGACGGGGTCATCGTCGTCTCCGCCCGGGAGGGGGATCCGATCACGAAGGCGATCGCACAGCTCGACCTCCCCGCGACATTCGTCGGGCATCCGCACGACATCGGCGACGCGGCCTATGTCGCGATCGACAATCGCGGAGCCGCGCGTGAGATCACGCGCCGTCTGGCGGCGACAGGGCGGCAGCGCATCGGCATGATCGCGGCTGCGCTGGATCGCGACTCCGGGGCCGATCGCCTGGCCGGATTCGTCGACGCCCGCGGCAACGACTTCGATCCGCGTCTCGTCCAGCGCGTCCCGCTGTACTCCTATGCCGACGGACAGGCGGGCATGCGTGCGCTGCTGGAGACGTGTCCCGACATCGACGGGGTGTTCGCCGCGAGCGACGCGGTCGCGGCGGGGGCGATGGATGTGCTGCAGGCGGCGGGGAAGAGCATCCCGCAGGACGTCGGCGTGGTCGGCTTCGACGACAGCTCGTGGGCGCTGCGGTGCGATCCTCCGCTGTCGACCATGAGGCAGTCGGCGAACGAACTGGGCCGTGCCGCCGCCGAGTCGGTGCTGGCGCAACTGCGCGGCGAGAAGCCGTCGACGGAGAGCCGGATTCTCGAGTGCACCGTGGTGTGGCGCGAGTCCGCCTGA
- a CDS encoding HAD family hydrolase, with translation MTAPWLVGLDVDGTILLQDETMSPGVPEAVARVRDAGHEVTIATGRSWMATRRYVEELGLTAEYVVCSNGAVTMRRVGDDWERWNVETFDPTPVLALLRDRLPEARYMVELASGQRLYTEQLDDWTLDGGRRVSFDELAAEPVSRVVVVSPGHDEEDFHRLVADAGLNEVSYAIGWTAWLDIAPQGVDKGTALEQVRVELGLAEDRVLVAGDGRNDIGMFGWARALGGRAVAMGQAPDVVKDAATEVTGDVADGGLAVALDTLPARAQVSAGE, from the coding sequence ATGACTGCCCCCTGGCTGGTCGGGCTCGACGTCGACGGCACGATCCTGCTGCAGGACGAGACGATGAGCCCCGGCGTACCCGAGGCGGTCGCCCGCGTCCGCGATGCCGGCCACGAGGTGACCATCGCCACGGGGCGCAGCTGGATGGCGACCCGACGCTACGTCGAGGAGCTCGGCCTCACGGCGGAGTACGTGGTGTGCTCCAACGGCGCCGTCACCATGCGGCGGGTGGGTGACGACTGGGAGCGCTGGAACGTCGAGACCTTCGACCCGACTCCGGTGCTCGCCCTGCTGCGCGATCGCCTCCCCGAAGCCCGGTACATGGTCGAACTCGCCTCCGGGCAGCGGTTGTACACCGAGCAGCTCGACGACTGGACGCTCGACGGTGGCCGTCGTGTGAGCTTCGACGAGCTGGCCGCCGAGCCGGTCTCGCGCGTCGTGGTCGTCTCGCCCGGGCACGACGAGGAGGACTTCCACCGCTTGGTGGCGGATGCCGGACTCAACGAGGTCTCGTATGCGATCGGCTGGACCGCGTGGCTCGACATCGCCCCGCAGGGGGTCGACAAGGGCACGGCGCTGGAGCAGGTGCGGGTCGAGCTCGGCCTGGCGGAGGACCGGGTCCTGGTCGCGGGAGACGGGCGCAACGACATCGGGATGTTCGGCTGGGCGCGGGCGCTCGGAGGGCGCGCAGTGGCGATGGGGCAGGCACCCGACGTGGTGAAGGACGCGGCGACGGAAGTCACCGGCGACGTCGCCGACGGGGGCCTCGCCGTGGCGCTGGACACGCTTCCAGCACGCGCTCAGGTGAGCGCGGGAGAATAG
- a CDS encoding beta-galactosidase — MITPARPFTHDGIAFGCDYNPEQWTPEVWDEDIALMREIGVDLVAINIFGWAHIEPRAGEYDFARLDDIVARLHAAGIRVNLGTGTASPPAWLTTAHPEILPMVEDGTRRYPGGRQAFCPSSAIFRTAALALVEQVARRYGEHPAVELWHVSNELGCHNALCYCDESAEAFRLWLRERYQDIDALNTAWGTSFWSQTYREWAEILPPRATLSLRNPGQTLDFHRFSSDQLIDYYRAEAEVIRPLSPRPITTNFMVTTHIENLDYWSWADDMDIVANDHYLDHRLADPTSELAFNADLTRGLAQGAPWLLMEHSTGAVNWQPLNLPKGDGELLRNSLTHVARGADGICFFQWRASVQGSEKFHSAMLPHAGTDTAVWREVSALGATLGRLSEVAGSRVEAHAAIVFSWESWWAADADARPSHAIAYLDQMHAAYKALHDLGITVDVVRPGSDLDGYRLVVVPGLHLVRTQDAAVITDWIASGGTALITFSSGTVDEQDRIYTGGYTGPFRDALGVRIEEFAPVAAETTVHLSDGSDARLWSERGRVTTAEVVASFDGGAADGSPAITRNTWGEGTAWYLATLPTADAYRDLMARIAAEVDLAPPASVIGALGTLELVRRRSADRSYLFIVNHGAAEVTVEATGLDLVTETAAGGHVVVPAGAVRIIREESIA; from the coding sequence ATGATCACCCCCGCACGGCCCTTCACCCACGACGGCATCGCCTTCGGCTGCGACTACAACCCGGAGCAGTGGACTCCCGAGGTGTGGGACGAGGACATCGCTCTGATGCGGGAGATCGGCGTCGACCTCGTGGCGATCAACATCTTCGGCTGGGCGCACATCGAGCCCCGCGCGGGTGAGTACGACTTCGCGCGTCTCGACGACATCGTCGCGCGACTGCATGCCGCCGGAATCCGGGTCAACCTCGGCACCGGCACCGCCTCTCCCCCGGCCTGGCTGACCACGGCGCATCCCGAGATCCTGCCGATGGTCGAGGACGGCACACGACGCTACCCCGGAGGACGTCAGGCATTCTGTCCCAGCTCAGCGATCTTCCGCACCGCGGCGCTCGCATTGGTCGAGCAGGTGGCACGCCGCTACGGAGAGCACCCCGCCGTGGAGCTGTGGCATGTGTCGAACGAGCTCGGATGCCACAACGCCCTCTGCTACTGCGACGAGAGCGCCGAGGCTTTCCGCCTCTGGTTGCGCGAGCGGTACCAGGACATCGACGCCCTCAATACGGCGTGGGGCACCTCCTTCTGGAGTCAGACCTACCGCGAATGGGCCGAGATCCTCCCGCCCCGCGCCACGCTGTCGCTGCGCAACCCCGGGCAGACCCTCGACTTCCACCGCTTCAGCTCGGACCAGCTGATCGACTACTACCGGGCCGAGGCCGAGGTCATCCGCCCGCTCAGCCCCCGTCCGATCACCACCAACTTCATGGTCACCACGCACATCGAGAACCTCGACTACTGGTCGTGGGCCGATGACATGGACATCGTGGCGAACGACCACTACCTCGACCACCGCCTCGCCGACCCCACCTCCGAGCTCGCCTTCAACGCCGATCTCACCCGCGGTCTCGCCCAGGGCGCACCGTGGTTGCTCATGGAGCACTCCACGGGCGCCGTGAACTGGCAGCCGCTCAACCTCCCCAAGGGTGACGGCGAGCTGCTGCGCAACTCGCTCACCCACGTCGCCCGCGGAGCGGACGGCATCTGCTTCTTCCAGTGGCGCGCCTCGGTGCAGGGCAGCGAGAAGTTCCACTCCGCGATGCTCCCGCATGCCGGCACCGATACCGCCGTCTGGCGTGAGGTCTCAGCGCTCGGCGCCACGCTCGGACGACTGTCGGAGGTGGCCGGCTCGCGGGTCGAGGCTCACGCCGCGATCGTCTTCTCCTGGGAATCCTGGTGGGCCGCCGATGCCGATGCCCGCCCCAGCCACGCGATCGCCTACCTGGATCAGATGCACGCCGCGTACAAGGCGCTGCACGACCTCGGCATCACGGTCGACGTCGTCCGCCCGGGCAGCGACCTCGACGGCTACCGACTGGTGGTCGTGCCCGGCCTGCACCTCGTGCGCACCCAGGACGCCGCCGTGATCACCGACTGGATCGCGAGCGGAGGTACGGCGCTGATCACGTTCTCCAGCGGCACGGTCGACGAGCAGGATCGCATCTACACGGGCGGCTACACCGGCCCCTTCCGCGACGCCCTCGGCGTGCGCATCGAGGAGTTCGCCCCCGTGGCCGCCGAGACCACCGTGCACCTGAGCGACGGATCCGATGCGCGACTGTGGTCGGAGCGCGGACGCGTGACCACCGCCGAGGTCGTCGCCTCGTTCGACGGAGGTGCCGCCGACGGCTCCCCCGCGATCACCAGGAACACCTGGGGCGAAGGCACTGCCTGGTACCTCGCCACCCTCCCGACCGCCGACGCCTACCGCGACCTGATGGCGCGCATCGCCGCCGAGGTCGACCTCGCACCCCCGGCATCCGTCATCGGCGCTCTCGGCACGCTCGAGCTCGTGCGCCGCCGGAGCGCCGACCGTTCCTACCTGTTCATCGTCAACCACGGCGCCGCGGAGGTGACCGTCGAAGCCACCGGCCTCGACCTGGTCACCGAGACCGCGGCAGGGGGGCACGTCGTCGTGCCCGCCGGAGCCGTGCGCATCATTCGAGAGGAGTCGATCGCATGA
- the serS gene encoding serine--tRNA ligase: MIDLALLRENPEIVRRSQAARGNDQGSVDVALEADRSRRAALAAFEELRAEQNAFGKQVAKAPKEEKAALVAQVKDLAERVKLAQQAAGAAADAAAAALGRIENVVIDGVPAGGEADFVELRRVGEVPAFDFEPRDHLELGELLGAIDMERGAKVSGARFYFLRGIGARLEIALMNLALDKALQNGFVPLITPTLVRPEIMQGTGFLGEHADEVYHLDKDDDLYLVGTSEVALAGYHKDEIVDLSEGALRYAGWSTCYRREAGSHGKDTRGIIRVHQFNKLEMFVYIDPADAEAEHLRLVALQEEMLTSLGLAYRVIDVAAGDLGSSAARKYDIEAWVPTQGAFRELTSTSNCTTYQARRLDVRHRPAVDEGQQAKTQPVATLNGTLATTRWIVALLETHQQADGSVRVPEVLRPYLGGLEVIEPTRRPAQGSR; the protein is encoded by the coding sequence ATGATCGACCTCGCACTCCTCCGCGAAAATCCGGAGATCGTCCGCCGTTCACAGGCAGCCCGCGGCAATGACCAGGGCTCCGTCGACGTCGCACTCGAGGCCGATCGATCGCGCCGCGCGGCGCTCGCCGCGTTCGAGGAGTTGCGGGCCGAGCAGAACGCCTTCGGCAAGCAGGTCGCCAAGGCTCCGAAAGAGGAGAAGGCCGCGCTCGTCGCGCAGGTGAAGGACCTCGCTGAGCGCGTCAAGCTCGCGCAGCAGGCGGCCGGAGCAGCAGCGGATGCGGCGGCGGCGGCGCTGGGTCGCATCGAGAACGTCGTCATCGACGGCGTCCCTGCGGGCGGTGAGGCGGACTTCGTCGAGCTGCGCCGCGTCGGCGAGGTGCCGGCATTCGACTTCGAGCCCCGCGATCACCTCGAGCTGGGTGAGCTCCTCGGAGCGATCGACATGGAGCGCGGTGCGAAGGTCTCCGGCGCCCGCTTCTACTTCCTCCGCGGCATCGGAGCGCGTCTCGAGATCGCCCTGATGAACCTCGCGCTCGACAAGGCGCTGCAGAACGGTTTCGTCCCGCTGATCACCCCCACGCTCGTGCGCCCGGAGATCATGCAGGGGACCGGTTTCCTCGGCGAGCATGCCGATGAGGTCTATCACCTCGACAAGGACGACGACCTGTATCTGGTCGGTACCAGCGAGGTCGCCCTCGCCGGCTACCACAAGGACGAGATCGTCGATCTGTCGGAGGGCGCGCTGCGCTACGCCGGCTGGTCGACCTGTTACCGCCGCGAAGCGGGATCGCACGGCAAGGACACCCGCGGCATCATCCGTGTGCACCAGTTCAACAAGCTGGAGATGTTCGTCTACATCGATCCCGCTGACGCCGAGGCCGAGCACCTGCGCCTCGTCGCACTGCAGGAGGAGATGCTGACCTCGCTCGGGCTCGCCTACCGTGTGATCGACGTGGCCGCGGGTGACCTGGGATCGAGCGCCGCCCGCAAGTACGACATCGAGGCGTGGGTTCCGACCCAGGGCGCGTTCCGCGAGCTCACCTCGACCTCCAACTGCACGACCTACCAGGCGCGCCGTCTCGATGTGCGGCACCGCCCGGCGGTCGATGAGGGGCAGCAGGCCAAGACGCAGCCGGTCGCCACGCTGAACGGCACGTTGGCGACCACACGCTGGATCGTCGCTCTGCTCGAGACGCATCAGCAGGCCGACGGTTCGGTGCGGGTTCCCGAGGTGCTACGCCCGTACCTGGGCGGACTCGAAGTGATCGAACCGACGCGTCGACCGGCGCAGGGGTCCAGATGA
- a CDS encoding diacylglycerol/lipid kinase family protein, translated as MTKRASARRQAALVYNPIKVDEKHLRATVRDLSREAGWEHPAFYTTTIEDAGQAATAEALARGVDVVLVAGGDGTVRAVSEAIANTGVPLAILPSGTGNLLARNLGLPLADPAEMIRAALGDHRLPIDIGWARFTRADGSESEHAFVVLAGIGLDADMIANTRSDLKKSVGWIAYVDGAARSLAGAKPFRAVYQIDEGRLHTTKVHSILFANCGTLPAGIALIPDASITDGTLDVAVIQPTGMLGWLGVWRKIWWDNSVLRRFRAGRRVLERRGKDASVHYFRGLAAEAAASTPIPIELDGDEFGEAVRITCRVDPGSLLLALPPGHRIISF; from the coding sequence ATGACGAAGCGCGCTTCCGCTCGACGCCAGGCGGCGCTCGTCTACAACCCCATCAAGGTCGACGAGAAGCACCTGCGCGCGACCGTACGGGATCTGAGCCGCGAGGCCGGGTGGGAGCATCCCGCGTTCTACACGACCACGATCGAGGATGCCGGACAGGCGGCCACCGCCGAGGCACTCGCGCGGGGCGTGGATGTCGTGCTGGTCGCCGGGGGCGACGGCACGGTGCGCGCGGTGTCCGAAGCCATCGCGAACACCGGGGTGCCCCTGGCGATCCTGCCCAGCGGCACGGGCAATCTCCTCGCCCGCAACCTCGGCCTGCCCCTCGCCGACCCCGCGGAGATGATCCGCGCCGCGCTCGGGGACCACCGACTTCCCATCGACATCGGCTGGGCACGGTTCACGCGTGCGGACGGCAGCGAGTCCGAGCACGCCTTCGTGGTGCTGGCCGGCATCGGGCTGGACGCCGACATGATCGCCAACACGCGATCGGACCTGAAGAAGTCCGTCGGCTGGATCGCCTACGTCGACGGCGCCGCGCGGTCACTCGCCGGCGCGAAGCCCTTCCGCGCGGTGTACCAGATCGACGAAGGACGCCTGCACACCACGAAGGTGCACAGCATCCTGTTCGCGAACTGCGGCACGCTCCCGGCGGGCATCGCGCTGATCCCCGACGCGTCGATCACGGACGGCACGCTCGACGTCGCGGTGATCCAGCCGACCGGAATGCTCGGCTGGCTCGGAGTGTGGCGCAAGATCTGGTGGGACAACTCGGTACTGCGCCGGTTCCGCGCCGGACGCCGCGTGCTGGAACGCCGCGGGAAGGACGCGTCGGTGCACTACTTCCGCGGTCTCGCCGCCGAAGCCGCGGCATCGACGCCGATCCCGATCGAACTCGACGGCGATGAGTTCGGCGAAGCCGTCCGCATCACCTGCCGCGTCGATCCCGGCTCGCTGCTGCTGGCCCTGCCTCCCGGCCACCGGATCATCTCGTTCTGA
- a CDS encoding carbohydrate ABC transporter permease, which yields MSMLTLKRGATADDLNPRGPRESLISRGAAMLIMGVFTLYFLTPIWWLFIASTKDRGDLLTTAPLWFADWNLFENIGDLFTYDGGIYLRWILNSIGYAGLGALLATVFAGMCGYALAKYTFPGRELFFNVVLGGVLVPATALALPLFLLFSQVNLTNTFWAVLLPSIVSPFGVYLTRIFASASVPDELIEAGRLDGAGEVRTFFTISVRLMTPALITVFLFQFVTIWNNFFLPLIMLRSQELFPITYGLFAWNTQLNQIPELRTYVLVGSFLSIIPLIIAFLMLQRFWQSGLGNGSVK from the coding sequence ATGAGCATGCTGACTCTGAAGCGCGGCGCGACCGCCGACGATCTGAACCCCCGCGGGCCTCGCGAGAGCCTCATCTCGCGCGGCGCCGCGATGCTGATCATGGGTGTCTTCACCCTGTACTTCCTCACGCCGATCTGGTGGCTCTTCATCGCCTCCACCAAGGACCGCGGCGATCTGCTCACCACGGCTCCGCTCTGGTTCGCCGACTGGAACCTGTTCGAGAACATCGGCGACCTCTTCACCTACGACGGTGGCATCTATCTGCGCTGGATCCTCAACAGCATCGGCTACGCCGGGCTCGGCGCCCTGCTCGCGACGGTGTTCGCCGGCATGTGCGGCTATGCGCTGGCGAAGTACACGTTCCCCGGCCGGGAACTGTTCTTCAACGTCGTGCTGGGCGGTGTCCTGGTCCCGGCCACGGCACTCGCGCTGCCGCTGTTCCTCCTGTTCAGCCAGGTCAATCTCACCAACACGTTCTGGGCCGTGCTGCTGCCGAGCATCGTGAGCCCGTTCGGCGTGTATCTGACGCGCATCTTCGCCTCGGCGTCGGTGCCCGACGAGCTCATCGAGGCGGGGCGCCTCGACGGCGCCGGCGAGGTGCGCACGTTCTTCACGATCTCGGTCCGGCTGATGACACCGGCGCTGATCACCGTGTTCCTGTTCCAGTTCGTCACCATCTGGAACAACTTCTTCCTGCCGCTGATCATGCTGCGCAGCCAGGAGCTCTTCCCCATCACCTACGGACTGTTCGCGTGGAACACCCAGCTCAATCAGATCCCCGAGCTGCGCACCTACGTGCTCGTCGGGTCGTTCCTGTCGATCATCCCGCTCATCATCGCGTTCCTGATGCTGCAGCGCTTCTGGCAGAGCGGTCTCGGCAACGGCTCGGTGAAATGA
- a CDS encoding YybH family protein, giving the protein MSTPVTSLDQLNLAFADRFNARDLDGLMALNAPDVVFVPAPGQPVTGEDAVRGALEQFLGLNLPIVMTVRHVFESDGVGLAVADWTIEGAAPDGSPIALAGTTADVAVHDETHGWRYAIDNPFGTA; this is encoded by the coding sequence ATGAGCACTCCGGTCACCTCCCTGGATCAGCTCAACCTGGCTTTCGCGGACCGATTCAACGCCCGTGACCTCGACGGACTGATGGCGCTGAACGCCCCCGACGTCGTCTTCGTCCCTGCCCCCGGTCAGCCTGTCACCGGCGAGGACGCCGTGCGCGGGGCGCTGGAGCAGTTCCTCGGTCTGAACCTGCCGATCGTGATGACGGTCCGGCACGTGTTCGAGAGCGACGGCGTGGGCCTCGCCGTCGCCGACTGGACGATCGAGGGCGCGGCTCCCGACGGGTCGCCGATCGCTCTCGCGGGCACGACCGCCGACGTGGCCGTGCATGACGAGACGCATGGATGGCGCTACGCGATCGACAACCCCTTCGGCACCGCGTGA